Proteins encoded within one genomic window of Sporolituus thermophilus DSM 23256:
- the hisS gene encoding histidine--tRNA ligase, translating into MLTTGPRGTRDILPDTSGYWQYIEQAARDLCRLYAYQEIRTPIFEHTELFLRGIGETTDIVSKEMYTFTDRGGRSITLRPENTAAVVRSYLEHKLYTAPQPVKVFYIGPMFRYDRPQAGRLRQFHQFGIEAIGSPGPAVDAEIIALAVQFFERLGLTGLELNINSVGCPRCRPIYREKLQDFLRDKLSEFCSDCQSRFERNPLRILDCKNETCGALSQGAPQIVDCLCDECASHFAKLQELLTAAGIRYMLNPRLVRGLDYYTKTAFEIQYPLLGAQSAICGGGRYDGLIEECGGQPTPAIGLAIGLERVLLALEKQALLPTTAGGIDIFIAPIGERAQAVAFELLCRLRRAGVTCDMDFMGRGIKAQMKHANKYPARFAAIIGDDEVARGQVTLKNMESGEQEAVAFGDVEQKLRVKTGD; encoded by the coding sequence ATGCTGACGACTGGGCCGCGCGGGACAAGGGACATACTGCCGGATACGAGCGGCTACTGGCAGTACATCGAACAAGCCGCGCGTGATCTTTGCCGTTTGTACGCCTATCAGGAAATCCGCACCCCGATTTTTGAACATACCGAACTTTTTTTACGCGGTATCGGCGAGACGACCGACATTGTGTCCAAAGAAATGTATACCTTTACCGACCGGGGAGGGCGGAGTATTACGCTCCGGCCGGAAAATACGGCCGCCGTCGTGCGCTCCTATTTGGAGCATAAGTTGTATACGGCGCCTCAGCCGGTGAAAGTTTTTTATATCGGACCGATGTTTCGTTATGACCGCCCCCAGGCAGGGCGACTTCGTCAATTCCATCAGTTTGGCATTGAGGCCATCGGGTCACCGGGACCGGCGGTAGACGCCGAAATAATCGCCCTGGCGGTGCAGTTTTTTGAACGATTAGGACTAACGGGGCTTGAGCTCAATATTAATTCGGTGGGATGCCCCCGGTGCCGGCCCATATACCGGGAAAAGCTGCAGGACTTTTTACGGGACAAGCTGTCTGAATTCTGTAGTGACTGCCAGTCCCGGTTTGAACGCAACCCGCTGCGAATACTGGACTGCAAGAATGAGACGTGCGGCGCGCTTTCGCAGGGGGCGCCCCAAATTGTCGATTGTCTCTGTGACGAGTGCGCAAGCCATTTTGCAAAGCTGCAAGAACTGTTAACGGCCGCTGGCATTCGCTATATGCTCAACCCGCGGCTGGTCCGCGGTCTTGATTACTACACGAAAACTGCTTTTGAAATTCAGTATCCCCTGCTGGGCGCCCAGAGCGCCATATGTGGCGGGGGCCGTTACGACGGCCTTATTGAAGAGTGCGGCGGTCAACCTACGCCGGCGATTGGTCTCGCCATTGGCCTGGAGCGGGTGCTGTTGGCCCTGGAAAAACAAGCGCTATTGCCGACAACGGCCGGCGGTATTGATATTTTCATCGCCCCGATCGGCGAGAGGGCGCAGGCGGTTGCTTTTGAACTGCTTTGCCGCCTGCGGCGGGCAGGGGTCACCTGTGACATGGATTTCATGGGCCGTGGCATTAAGGCGCAAATGAAACATGCCAATAAATACCCGGCGCGCTTTGCCGCCATTATCGGTGACGACGAAGTGGCGCGCGGACAGGTGACACTTAAGAATATGGAGTCAGGTGAACAAGAAGCTGTCGCGTTTGGCGACGTAGAGCAAAAGCTTAGAGTGAAGACGGGGGATTAA
- the aspS gene encoding aspartate--tRNA ligase, which produces MDTMAGIKRTHYCGELRKEHGGQEVVLCGWVARRRDHGGLIFIDLRDRSGIVQVVFAPEMDQEAFRKAELARNEYVLAVRGTVKVRSEATVNPNIPTGEIEVYCREVRLLNTAKTPPFYIQDNIDVDELLRLKYRYLDLRRPEMQRNLILRHRVTKAMRDFFDRHGFVEVETPMLTKSTPEGARDYLVPSRVNPGKFYALPQSPQIFKQILMVAGLDRYFQIARCFRDEDLRADRQPEFTQLDVEMSFVERDDVLNLMEEMIAFIFKETIGATVPLPFPRLSYDEAMARYGTDKPDTRFGMELIDISSAVQGSDFKVFQTVLDNKGQVKAINVKGYANIPRRELDGLVEYVANFGAKGLAWICYTDEGIKSPIAKFFSDDIMRRITEVTQAEQGDLLLMVADQPAVVAAALGQLRLEMARRLNLIDPNKLSFLWVLDFPMFEYDEEERRWVAMHHPFTSPRDEDVEFLGSDPARIKAKAYDMVLNGTEIGGGSIRIFNRDLQEKVFAAIGLTPEEAVEKFGFLLEAFEYGTPPHGGIAFGLDRLVMLMAKRSSIRDVIAFPKTQSATDMMTQAPSEVTPRQLKELHIKTDVVVKKPGAAN; this is translated from the coding sequence ATGGATACGATGGCTGGAATTAAGCGAACACACTATTGCGGTGAATTACGCAAAGAACATGGCGGACAAGAAGTCGTACTATGCGGCTGGGTTGCCCGGCGGCGTGACCACGGGGGCTTGATTTTCATCGATCTGCGCGACCGTTCAGGTATTGTCCAGGTGGTTTTTGCGCCGGAAATGGATCAGGAAGCTTTCCGTAAAGCCGAGCTGGCCCGCAATGAATATGTGCTGGCGGTGCGTGGCACGGTAAAGGTTCGCTCCGAGGCGACGGTCAATCCTAATATCCCGACCGGTGAAATCGAAGTTTACTGTCGGGAGGTGCGGCTGCTCAACACGGCGAAGACGCCGCCATTTTACATTCAAGACAATATCGACGTCGACGAACTGCTTCGGCTCAAGTACCGCTATTTGGATCTCAGACGGCCGGAAATGCAGCGCAACCTCATTTTGCGACACCGTGTCACCAAGGCGATGCGGGACTTTTTTGACCGGCATGGGTTTGTGGAAGTGGAAACGCCCATGCTGACGAAGAGTACACCGGAAGGCGCCCGCGATTATCTTGTTCCCAGCCGGGTCAACCCGGGTAAGTTTTATGCGCTGCCACAGTCGCCACAGATTTTTAAACAAATTCTGATGGTGGCCGGTTTGGACCGCTATTTCCAAATTGCCCGCTGCTTCCGGGACGAGGACCTGCGCGCCGACAGGCAGCCGGAATTTACGCAGCTTGACGTCGAAATGTCTTTTGTCGAGCGCGATGATGTTCTTAATCTTATGGAGGAAATGATTGCCTTTATCTTCAAGGAAACTATTGGCGCCACCGTGCCGCTGCCGTTTCCGCGGCTAAGCTATGACGAAGCGATGGCTCGTTATGGTACCGATAAGCCGGATACCCGGTTTGGCATGGAACTTATTGATATTTCGTCGGCCGTCCAAGGTTCAGACTTTAAGGTCTTCCAGACGGTTCTGGACAACAAGGGCCAAGTCAAAGCTATTAATGTCAAGGGTTATGCCAATATTCCGCGGCGTGAACTTGATGGCTTGGTCGAATACGTGGCCAATTTCGGCGCCAAAGGCCTGGCCTGGATTTGTTATACTGACGAAGGCATCAAATCGCCGATTGCCAAGTTTTTCTCCGATGATATCATGCGGCGGATTACCGAGGTTACCCAGGCTGAGCAGGGAGACCTATTGTTAATGGTCGCTGACCAGCCAGCGGTGGTAGCTGCCGCTCTCGGCCAATTGCGCTTGGAAATGGCGCGGCGGCTTAATCTCATCGATCCTAACAAGCTTTCTTTCCTGTGGGTCCTCGATTTCCCCATGTTCGAGTATGACGAAGAAGAACGCCGGTGGGTGGCCATGCATCACCCCTTCACTTCGCCGCGCGACGAAGACGTGGAGTTTCTAGGCAGCGATCCCGCCAGGATTAAGGCTAAGGCCTATGATATGGTACTTAACGGGACCGAAATCGGCGGCGGCAGCATTCGTATTTTTAACCGCGATTTGCAGGAAAAAGTTTTTGCCGCCATTGGGCTGACGCCGGAGGAGGCCGTCGAGAAGTTTGGCTTTCTGCTGGAAGCGTTTGAATATGGTACACCTCCCCACGGCGGTATTGCTTTCGGGCTTGACCGGCTCGTGATGCTGATGGCTAAGCGGTCGTCCATTCGCGATGTTATTGCCTTCCCCAAAACACAAAGCGCTACTGATATGATGACGCAGGCGCCGTCAGAGGTAACGCCGCGTCAGCTTAAGGAGCTCCACATTAAAACCGACGTGGTAGTAAAGAAACCAGGGGCGGCAAACTAA